From the genome of Atribacterota bacterium:
GCCATAGGATAGTCTAATTTACGCAGAACATAGCCTAAAATACCAAAGAAAAAGGTTACTTTTATATCAAAAATCCTTACTCCTCCTGCATAAGCGCCGATTACCGTAAGGGGTAAAATAAGGGGCATTAAAATTTCTCTTCTCAATTTTAATAATGAAGCAATGGGTTTGGCAATTATTAGTCCCCATATTAACATAAAGCATGTTGCTATTAAAAGAGAGATAGCAACTTCATAAAGAAATCCGGGATGTTCAATGGGCAACATTGGACCGGGTTGAACGCCATGAAGCCAGATAGCAGCAAGAAACATAGCAGCAGGAGGGCTTCCCGGAACCGCCAGAGTTAATAAGGGAATCATGGCCCCTCCGATTACGGCATTATTGGCTGTTTCAGCAGCAGCCACTCCCTCCAGACATCCGGTACCATATTTTTCTCCCTGTTTAGAACTTCTTTTTCCCACATCATAAGCCACCCAGGCTCCCACATCTTCTCCTGCTCCGGGTACCGCACCAATACCTACTCCAATAATTCCCGAACGTATTGCGGTAGGAATAAGGGAGCAAATAGTTTTCCAGCTGGGTATAACTTTGGTAACTTTACCCAGGATTTTATAGGGAACCTCCTGTTCTAAAACAATTAGAATTTCCGAAATACCAAATACCCCAATCAAAGCGGGGATAAGAGATATTCCACCCTTTAATTGTAACAATCCAAAGGTAAATCTAGGGTAGGCATAGACTTTGTCCAAACCAATCATAGCAGTAAAAAATCCTAAAAAGCCTACCACCCATCCTTTTATCGGATCTTTCCCGGTAGACAGGTTGCCACAAATCATGACACCAAATACAGCCAGGAGAAAATATTCCCACTGACCGAATTTTAAAGCAATCTTGTATACAAAGGGGGTGAGAAAAATAAGACAGGCTATACTTATCAACATGCCAATAAAAGAAGAAATAACACCAGCCCCTATTGCTAATCCTCCTTCTCCTCTCTTAGCCAGGATAAATCCGTCTATGGCGGTAGCCGCAGCAGCTGGTGTACCAGGGATGTTAACCATAATGGCGGAATAACAACCACCCATTATAGCTCCCACATAAACTCCCAGTAAAAAGGAG
Proteins encoded in this window:
- a CDS encoding tripartite tricarboxylate transporter permease; this encodes MLDSFLHQAGMFFHAFSAQLYLTNILVLAGATFMGIIVGAIPGLTATMALALLINLSYGMQFDLAISFLLGVYVGAIMGGCYSAIMVNIPGTPAAAATAIDGFILAKRGEGGLAIGAGVISSFIGMLISIACLIFLTPFVYKIALKFGQWEYFLLAVFGVMICGNLSTGKDPIKGWVVGFLGFFTAMIGLDKVYAYPRFTFGLLQLKGGISLIPALIGVFGISEILIVLEQEVPYKILGKVTKVIPSWKTICSLIPTAIRSGIIGVGIGAVPGAGEDVGAWVAYDVGKRSSKQGEKYGTGCLEGVAAAETANNAVIGGAMIPLLTLAVPGSPPAAMFLAAIWLHGVQPGPMLPIEHPGFLYEVAISLLIATCFMLIWGLIIAKPIASLLKLRREILMPLILPLTVIGAYAGGVRIFDIKVTFFFGILGYVLRKLDYPMAPLVLGIILGPLADISFRQALMQSRGSLIPLLGRPVGIVLLAAIVLIAYSGFRRTIEYTRKHAQINAETIQEGK